The window GCAAGCGATGGAAGGTTGCCCTGTTGAGGCTATCGGAAGCGATGGACAATAAAATTTTATTTTCTTAAAACCCCGCATTTGCGGGGTTTTTTTTTGACGATATGGCCACTGATTATAAAAATAAGATACTCGGCGAATTCAGAGGTGTATTTGAAAGTCCGCCAACTCGTGATATGCACCCGATTGCCAGCGGGGTAGTGAGATTCCTTAAAAGTGCGGGTTTAGACCAAAAAGCGGTGGAAAGCCGGATCATGTCAGATTGGGCCTTGATCGTAGGTGATTTTTATGCGGCACACTCCACCCCTTTAAGCATTCAAAATGGCACTCTTACCATCGGGGTTTCTCATTCAGTTTATCTATATGA is drawn from Verrucomicrobiota bacterium and contains these coding sequences:
- a CDS encoding DUF721 domain-containing protein, whose product is MHPIASGVVRFLKSAGLDQKAVESRIMSDWALIVGDFYAAHSTPLSIQNGTLTIGVSHSVYLY